A genomic window from Meiothermus cerbereus DSM 11376 includes:
- a CDS encoding type 4a pilus biogenesis protein PilO has product MGQREWAIVAIVAALLLGMMWYFLVTQPLQGRIPELQAEVDRLTVERDRGRAAQRALPQLRETIARLDAERQQFLRELPPTEQLGRVLSSLTQTARESGVVLRTLSRRAGDNQGVANVRATNLALQVESPFPELYVFLRNLEGLQRFATVSGLNLTLGSSGPAATEAQAINPIINTSLTMTVYTYTGQGQPAQGTPPGGRP; this is encoded by the coding sequence ATGGGCCAGCGTGAGTGGGCCATCGTCGCCATAGTGGCGGCCTTGTTGCTGGGAATGATGTGGTACTTCCTGGTAACTCAGCCCCTGCAAGGGCGCATACCGGAGCTACAAGCCGAGGTAGATCGCCTTACCGTCGAACGCGACCGAGGCCGCGCGGCCCAGCGAGCGTTGCCCCAGCTGCGCGAGACCATCGCCCGCCTCGATGCCGAGCGGCAGCAGTTTTTGCGCGAGCTACCCCCCACCGAACAGCTCGGTCGGGTTTTGAGTTCGCTGACCCAGACGGCCCGGGAAAGTGGGGTGGTTTTGCGAACCCTGAGCCGCAGAGCAGGCGATAATCAGGGGGTTGCCAATGTGCGAGCCACCAACCTGGCTTTGCAGGTGGAGTCGCCTTTCCCCGAGCTGTATGTGTTTTTGCGAAACCTCGAGGGCTTGCAGCGCTTCGCCACCGTCTCGGGCCTCAACCTCACCCTCGGTAGCAGCGGGCCTGCCGCCACCGAGGCTCAGGCCATCAACCCCATCATCAACACCAGCCTGACCATGACGGTCTACACCTATACCGGACAGGGTCAGCCAGCCCAGGGCACCCCGCCTGGAGGTCGGCCATGA